Proteins from one Lewinella sp. 4G2 genomic window:
- a CDS encoding NAD(P)/FAD-dependent oxidoreductase, whose translation MPHHQFDLFVMGCGPAGQLVANSAVKAGLSVGITEATTYGGVCPNRGCDPKKVHYGVAKAMVSLQRLQGKGLNGIPKVNWANLQAWKTSFTEDIPEETEKGLLEKGVKCFKGQAVFTGPHEIAIGDDITIRAEKVIVATGGMPAPLDIPGKEHYLDSAGYLEMESLPERILFIGSGYIGASLSQISCILGAEVTVIASDDSPVGHFDHDLNDMWTKAAEEHGITFHFSSKATKIEKISSGLKVTCTPEEGDDFAVEVDAVIHCAGRVPNVKGIGLDLAGIDFSDKGISVDPQLRTSVSAHYAIGDCTDAAPSLTPVATYQGRLLSDNLFAGKNRKADYKPIPTMAMIEPPIAGVGMSAKEAEDDDRDLKIKFEDTTEWFTSRHLNCEVSGYKLITDPENDLILGAHLLGPNADEVINFFALAIAEKIPIKRLQHMILAYPTATSDVKKMLG comes from the coding sequence GACTACCTACGGTGGCGTTTGCCCGAACCGCGGCTGTGACCCCAAGAAGGTTCATTACGGCGTAGCTAAGGCCATGGTCAGTTTGCAACGGCTACAGGGTAAAGGCCTGAATGGTATTCCGAAAGTCAACTGGGCTAATTTACAAGCTTGGAAGACCAGCTTCACGGAAGACATCCCTGAGGAAACGGAGAAGGGGCTACTGGAAAAAGGCGTTAAGTGCTTCAAGGGCCAAGCGGTATTCACCGGGCCCCACGAAATTGCTATTGGTGACGACATCACCATCCGCGCGGAAAAAGTCATCGTTGCCACGGGAGGGATGCCCGCCCCACTGGATATCCCGGGTAAGGAGCATTACTTGGATAGCGCCGGCTACCTGGAAATGGAATCCCTCCCAGAACGTATCCTCTTTATCGGCAGTGGCTATATCGGTGCCAGCCTTTCGCAAATTAGCTGCATTTTAGGCGCAGAAGTCACTGTGATTGCCAGCGATGACAGCCCGGTGGGCCACTTCGACCACGACCTCAACGACATGTGGACGAAGGCCGCCGAGGAACACGGTATAACGTTTCACTTTAGCTCCAAGGCCACCAAAATTGAGAAAATCTCCTCCGGCCTAAAGGTTACCTGCACGCCCGAGGAAGGAGACGATTTCGCCGTGGAAGTGGATGCCGTCATCCACTGCGCGGGTCGCGTCCCCAACGTAAAGGGAATCGGTCTTGACCTAGCCGGTATCGATTTCAGCGATAAGGGGATATCCGTGGATCCCCAACTCCGCACCAGCGTCAGCGCCCACTACGCAATTGGCGATTGTACGGACGCCGCGCCGAGCCTGACGCCGGTCGCCACGTACCAGGGGCGGCTACTGAGCGATAACTTATTTGCGGGCAAAAACCGGAAAGCCGACTATAAACCCATCCCCACGATGGCCATGATCGAACCGCCAATCGCCGGTGTTGGGATGTCCGCCAAGGAAGCGGAGGACGATGACCGTGACCTCAAGATCAAGTTTGAAGACACGACAGAATGGTTCACCAGCCGCCACCTGAACTGTGAAGTGAGTGGCTACAAATTAATCACGGACCCCGAAAACGATCTGATTCTTGGCGCCCACCTTCTTGGGCCCAATGCGGATGAAGTCATCAACTTCTTCGCTCTCGCCATTGCCGAGAAGATTCCAATCAAGCGGCTGCAACATATGATCCTCGCCTACCCAACGGCTACGAGTGATGTGAAAAAGATGTTGGGGTAA
- a CDS encoding zinc-dependent metalloprotease: MRSFQRTCLFLLATLLVLPLSAQQKFTGDSHCGYEGKSQWLQDYQDGKLPAVQKSNNGINYLPLAVNMLADNNGTNYMSPLRFLDALTLLNSDFLDQDIQFYVEGGLRYINSTRYNDHDSNTGDEMMRTYNLPNRVNTYIVEDPNGNCGYYSGGRDAVVLGRNCLGGQDRTWSHEMGHYFSLPHTFYGWESVQEIAAIDLNNPAPATVRYRGRNVPTELADGSNCAVAADGFCDTDADFLMQRWGCNNQGFYPDSLMDADSVRFAVPAFNIMSYALDVCVSSFTQEQKDAMFANMESIIQNRPVASSPPNLEAASVDDLIMYAPEDRERLVYQDSVSMIWNSVPNASYYVVQVNQTSNFNGAVLLTTTTNDTTLTLTEGLSRRTTYYWRIRPVAEYNVGGAFGPTFQFRNGTQLTSTIDAELNAAINVAPNPVFGGQMLRIEGRDLDLTGTLNYQVINAAGQVMINRQGIPVNVSGISERIDTGNLPAGMYFLRMQVADRMISRRIVVTP; this comes from the coding sequence ATGAGATCATTTCAACGCACCTGCCTATTTCTACTGGCAACCCTTCTAGTTCTTCCCCTCTCTGCTCAGCAGAAGTTTACGGGCGATTCCCACTGTGGTTACGAGGGTAAATCCCAGTGGTTGCAGGACTACCAGGATGGAAAACTCCCCGCCGTACAAAAATCCAACAACGGCATCAACTACCTGCCACTGGCAGTAAATATGTTGGCGGATAACAACGGCACCAATTACATGAGCCCGCTCCGTTTTTTGGACGCGCTGACGTTGCTCAATAGCGACTTCCTCGACCAGGACATTCAGTTCTACGTAGAGGGTGGCCTGCGCTACATCAACAGCACCCGCTACAACGATCACGATAGCAACACGGGCGATGAAATGATGCGCACGTACAATCTGCCTAACCGCGTCAACACCTACATCGTAGAGGATCCCAACGGTAACTGTGGGTACTACTCCGGCGGCCGCGATGCCGTTGTGCTTGGCCGCAACTGCCTCGGTGGTCAGGACCGTACCTGGAGCCACGAAATGGGCCACTACTTCAGCCTTCCCCACACTTTTTATGGCTGGGAATCCGTGCAGGAAATCGCCGCCATCGATTTAAACAATCCCGCTCCCGCCACCGTCCGCTACCGTGGCCGGAACGTTCCTACGGAACTGGCGGACGGCAGCAACTGTGCCGTCGCAGCTGATGGCTTTTGTGACACCGACGCTGACTTCCTCATGCAGCGGTGGGGCTGTAACAATCAGGGCTTCTACCCGGATAGCCTGATGGATGCTGATTCCGTGCGCTTCGCCGTTCCTGCATTCAACATCATGTCCTACGCCCTCGACGTATGTGTATCCTCCTTTACGCAAGAGCAAAAGGACGCCATGTTCGCCAATATGGAGAGCATCATCCAAAATCGCCCGGTTGCCTCATCTCCACCAAACCTTGAAGCAGCTAGCGTAGATGATCTGATCATGTACGCGCCCGAAGATCGCGAACGCCTCGTTTACCAGGACAGCGTTTCCATGATCTGGAACTCCGTCCCCAATGCTTCTTACTACGTCGTACAGGTCAACCAGACCAGCAACTTCAACGGTGCCGTCCTGCTGACAACGACTACGAACGATACTACCCTTACCCTTACCGAAGGCCTGTCTCGCCGTACCACCTACTACTGGCGCATCCGCCCCGTAGCTGAGTACAACGTCGGGGGAGCTTTCGGGCCTACCTTCCAATTCCGTAATGGCACGCAGCTTACGTCTACGATCGATGCTGAATTGAACGCTGCCATCAACGTGGCGCCCAACCCCGTCTTCGGTGGGCAGATGCTACGCATTGAAGGCCGTGATCTCGACCTTACGGGTACCCTCAACTACCAGGTTATCAACGCAGCCGGACAGGTGATGATCAACCGTCAGGGCATTCCGGTAAATGTCTCCGGCATTAGCGAGCGGATCGATACCGGCAACCTTCCCGCGGGCATGTACTTCCTGCGTATGCAGGTTGCTGACCGCATGATTAGTCGCCGCATTGTAGTGACGCCTTAA
- a CDS encoding TlpA disulfide reductase family protein: MYRLLSLFVLAILVTNCTFVQERYPTLPPGPYRGILELEYNPIVPNPKGAPIAEKTDLEFDEVLEGALPFTFDVVYETDTTFRMEIHNGEETIIVPAADIVTGRDQLQGRDTIRIDFPVYDTHISAYHEENVIEGVWVVHYRDNYRIPFKGYFGKGHRFTPLRKEPTADISGTWEVMFSDKDSEYPGIAEFTQNKNHLTGTFRTETGDYRYLEGTVQGNKAYLSVFDGSHAFLFEAKIGDDGSLVGTFRSGRHYIANWKATRNAEASLADPDNMTRMVDGTPLKFSFQNSKGELVSLDDERYQGKPKLIKIMGTWCPNCMDEAVFLKEYLQENETQDLEVIALAFERYGADDERSMAAIRRYEENMDVPWPVLLAGSSDKTEAGKALPMLSKVISYPTLLFVDRNNQVTRIHTGFNGPATSQYADFKRSFDTSVRELLEGDASK; the protein is encoded by the coding sequence ATGTACCGACTGCTATCCCTCTTCGTTCTGGCCATCCTGGTCACCAATTGCACGTTCGTACAGGAACGGTACCCGACGTTGCCCCCCGGGCCCTACCGCGGTATACTGGAACTGGAGTACAACCCCATCGTCCCCAACCCGAAGGGCGCACCGATTGCGGAGAAAACCGACCTGGAGTTCGACGAGGTGCTGGAAGGTGCCCTACCCTTCACCTTCGACGTCGTCTACGAAACGGACACCACCTTCCGCATGGAAATCCATAATGGTGAAGAAACCATCATCGTCCCCGCCGCCGACATCGTCACCGGGCGGGACCAGCTGCAGGGCCGTGATACTATTCGGATTGACTTTCCCGTGTACGATACCCACATCAGTGCCTACCACGAGGAAAATGTGATCGAAGGGGTTTGGGTGGTGCACTACCGCGACAACTATCGGATTCCGTTTAAGGGCTACTTCGGTAAAGGCCACCGTTTCACCCCCCTGCGCAAAGAACCGACCGCCGACATCAGCGGCACCTGGGAAGTCATGTTCTCCGATAAGGACAGTGAGTACCCCGGCATTGCCGAGTTCACCCAGAATAAAAACCACCTCACCGGTACTTTCCGCACCGAAACGGGTGACTACCGTTACCTCGAAGGAACCGTGCAGGGCAACAAAGCCTACCTCAGTGTCTTCGACGGTAGCCACGCCTTCCTTTTCGAGGCCAAAATTGGTGACGACGGCAGCCTCGTCGGCACCTTCCGCTCCGGCCGCCACTACATCGCTAACTGGAAGGCCACCCGCAACGCAGAAGCCTCCCTCGCCGACCCCGACAACATGACCCGCATGGTGGATGGCACCCCGCTAAAATTCAGCTTCCAAAACAGTAAGGGCGAACTGGTAAGCCTGGACGATGAGCGTTACCAGGGCAAACCTAAACTCATCAAGATCATGGGCACCTGGTGCCCTAACTGCATGGACGAAGCTGTCTTTCTCAAGGAATACCTCCAGGAAAATGAAACGCAAGATCTAGAGGTAATCGCCCTCGCCTTCGAGCGCTACGGCGCTGATGATGAACGCAGTATGGCAGCCATCCGCCGTTACGAAGAGAATATGGACGTCCCCTGGCCCGTGCTGCTCGCGGGAAGTAGCGACAAGACGGAAGCTGGCAAGGCACTCCCGATGCTGTCTAAAGTCATCAGCTACCCTACCCTGCTTTTTGTTGACCGAAACAATCAGGTGACCCGTATCCATACCGGATTCAATGGGCCCGCCACTAGTCAGTACGCGGACTTTAAGCGTAGCTTTGATACGTCCGTCAGAGAACTGCTGGAGGGCGACGCATCTAAATAA
- a CDS encoding phosphoribosylanthranilate isomerase: MKVKVCGLTTPDNLTEATTLGVDFVGMIFYDKSPRYVDNPELKKWLEENASLFTGTKKVGVFVNAEVDYVLNAVHDYQLDYVQLHGDESAGYCSELKLLWSVNTLRSARVIKAFRITEDFDFNQTAPYTGSADLFVFDTGGHQDHGGTGEQWNWDLLANYTGPTSFLLSGGIGPKDLEKLRKLDHPQFVGVDINSKFETRPGVKDMEVVAKFVKGLHAEQNT, encoded by the coding sequence ATGAAAGTCAAAGTATGTGGCCTCACCACACCGGACAACCTAACTGAGGCAACTACCCTCGGCGTGGATTTCGTTGGTATGATTTTCTACGACAAGTCCCCTCGCTACGTGGATAATCCTGAACTGAAGAAGTGGCTGGAGGAGAATGCATCCTTGTTCACTGGCACAAAAAAAGTGGGTGTTTTCGTCAACGCAGAAGTGGATTACGTACTGAACGCCGTCCACGATTACCAGTTGGATTACGTGCAACTACACGGTGACGAGAGTGCCGGCTACTGCTCCGAACTGAAATTACTGTGGTCCGTCAATACACTGCGTAGCGCCCGCGTTATCAAGGCTTTCCGCATTACTGAAGACTTCGATTTCAACCAAACCGCCCCTTACACCGGGTCGGCTGATCTTTTCGTATTCGACACCGGTGGCCACCAGGATCACGGTGGGACGGGCGAACAGTGGAATTGGGATTTACTGGCCAACTATACCGGCCCGACTTCCTTCCTATTAAGTGGCGGCATTGGCCCCAAAGATTTGGAGAAGCTTCGCAAACTGGATCACCCTCAATTTGTGGGAGTAGATATCAATAGCAAGTTTGAAACCAGGCCGGGGGTCAAGGACATGGAGGTGGTTGCAAAGTTTGTGAAGGGTCTTCACGCTGAGCAGAATACCTAA
- the mdh gene encoding malate dehydrogenase, with product MSKVTVVGAGNVGATVANVLAHKDLVKEVVILDIKGDFAKGKALDSYQQASVDGFSTRLTGTDDYADTADSDIVVITAGIPRKPGMSRDDLISTNAKIVTMVTRSIMEHSKNPIIIVVSNPLDVMTYAAYKASGLPKNRVFGMAGILDTARYRAFLSMALDVSSKDIQAMLLGGHGDTMVPLPRYTTVSGIPVTELIGEDELDAIVERTKKGGGELVKLMGTSAWYAPGAAAAQMVAAILRDEKRIFPCCAYLEGEYGQEGIFLGVPVKLGKEGIAELMELKLNEDEMALMNTSADAVRGVLEVYKGMDV from the coding sequence ATGAGTAAAGTAACCGTAGTCGGCGCCGGAAATGTCGGCGCTACCGTAGCCAACGTTTTGGCCCATAAGGACCTCGTCAAGGAGGTTGTCATTCTCGATATCAAAGGAGATTTCGCCAAGGGCAAAGCGCTCGATAGCTACCAGCAGGCGAGCGTGGACGGCTTCAGTACCCGCCTCACCGGTACGGATGACTACGCGGACACTGCCGACTCTGACATCGTCGTCATCACCGCCGGCATCCCCCGCAAGCCAGGCATGAGCCGTGATGATCTGATCAGCACCAATGCTAAGATCGTGACGATGGTTACCCGTTCCATTATGGAGCACTCCAAGAACCCGATCATCATCGTCGTTTCTAACCCACTTGACGTGATGACTTACGCGGCCTATAAGGCCTCTGGTCTACCCAAGAACCGCGTTTTCGGTATGGCGGGCATCTTGGACACGGCCCGTTACCGTGCGTTCCTGAGCATGGCCCTAGACGTTTCTTCCAAGGACATCCAGGCGATGCTCCTCGGTGGCCACGGCGACACCATGGTGCCACTGCCCCGTTACACGACGGTCTCCGGTATCCCCGTCACTGAATTGATTGGTGAGGATGAGCTAGACGCCATCGTAGAACGCACCAAGAAGGGTGGGGGAGAACTCGTCAAATTGATGGGCACTTCCGCGTGGTACGCACCCGGCGCCGCTGCCGCCCAGATGGTAGCCGCCATCCTACGCGATGAGAAGCGGATATTCCCCTGCTGTGCCTACCTCGAAGGCGAGTACGGTCAAGAAGGTATCTTCCTCGGCGTACCCGTGAAACTCGGTAAAGAAGGCATCGCTGAGCTCATGGAACTGAAGCTCAACGAAGATGAAATGGCCCTCATGAATACCTCCGCCGACGCCGTCCGTGGCGTACTGGAAGTCTACAAAGGCATGGACGTTTAG
- the trpD gene encoding anthranilate phosphoribosyltransferase, producing MKSLLTQLYAREPLSRQTAYETLSRVGNGEASDMEIAAVVSAINMRPAVLSEIQGFRDAMLELSRPIDLGGRQSIDIVGTGGDGKDTFNISTLSSFVVAGAGHLVTKHGSYGVSSSVGSSDVLQSLGVPFTHEEDALLAMLDRAGICFFHAPVFHPAMKNVVPVRKSLRVRSFFNLLGPLLNPAKPTHSLLGTYDRQVARVYDYILQEEPDQQYTIVHALDGYDEVSLTGGAAVRSKDRQKILQPEDFGFSQLRQEDLYGGSTVEEGKKIFLAVLNNESTAAQRDVVCANAGLAIHTIHPERSLLDCVATAQESLASGRARGVLNRLLA from the coding sequence TTGAAGTCACTCCTCACCCAACTCTACGCGCGGGAACCGCTTTCCCGGCAAACCGCTTACGAAACCCTCTCCCGGGTAGGGAACGGTGAAGCCTCCGATATGGAGATCGCAGCCGTCGTTTCCGCCATAAACATGCGCCCCGCCGTGCTTTCGGAAATTCAGGGTTTCCGGGATGCCATGCTGGAACTCTCCCGCCCCATCGATCTTGGTGGAAGGCAATCCATCGACATCGTCGGTACCGGCGGTGATGGCAAAGACACCTTCAACATCAGCACGCTTTCGAGCTTCGTCGTGGCGGGGGCTGGCCATTTAGTGACCAAGCACGGCAGCTACGGCGTGAGCAGCAGCGTTGGCAGCAGCGACGTGCTGCAGTCGCTCGGCGTCCCCTTCACCCACGAGGAAGACGCGCTGTTGGCAATGCTGGACCGCGCCGGCATCTGCTTCTTTCACGCCCCCGTTTTCCACCCAGCTATGAAAAATGTCGTCCCCGTACGTAAGTCTTTACGGGTGCGGAGTTTCTTCAATTTGCTCGGCCCCTTACTCAATCCGGCCAAGCCTACGCATAGTCTACTCGGAACTTACGACCGTCAGGTAGCCCGGGTGTACGACTATATTCTGCAGGAGGAACCCGACCAGCAGTACACTATTGTGCACGCTCTCGATGGCTACGATGAGGTGAGCCTCACCGGTGGGGCGGCCGTCCGCAGTAAGGACCGGCAGAAGATCTTGCAACCGGAAGATTTTGGTTTCAGCCAGTTACGGCAGGAAGATCTTTACGGCGGAAGCACCGTCGAAGAAGGGAAGAAAATCTTTTTGGCGGTGCTGAACAACGAGTCTACCGCTGCGCAGCGCGACGTCGTTTGCGCCAATGCCGGCCTGGCCATCCACACCATTCACCCCGAACGCAGCTTATTGGATTGCGTAGCAACTGCCCAAGAGAGCCTCGCAAGTGGCCGGGCCCGCGGTGTGCTGAACCGCCTACTCGCCTAA
- a CDS encoding TlpA disulfide reductase family protein yields the protein MKFTNIIFGFFLLLSFAACKTEPTGTLIKGQLTGAENLQVALDQLMIAKPAKEKASAAIGPDGSFALGFVEGLEPGVYQLRIGAQTAFLSITEDSPVVEIKGNLTDLNTYTFSVEGSPATAELQSTMQTLRQGQMKVEEIQALIGEVKDPNTAAFVAYSVLGRSGAAGLPIHQEVVKRLPASNPNRVTYLQYIDALEKQATAQRAGERIQVGQPAPDIAMESPDGKTYKLSDLKGQVVLLDFWASWCRPCRAENPNVVKVYNKYKDDGFTIYSVSLDGLDARRTGNMNPDQIAKATANSKNRWTSAIAQDNLVWPYHVSELKKWDSTAGREYGVRGIPKTFLIDREGNIAAVGLRGAASIEQALKSVI from the coding sequence ATGAAGTTCACAAATATCATTTTCGGATTCTTTCTGCTGTTAAGCTTCGCTGCTTGTAAGACTGAGCCGACTGGCACCCTAATTAAGGGCCAATTAACGGGTGCAGAAAACCTTCAGGTCGCACTCGATCAACTAATGATCGCTAAACCCGCAAAAGAAAAGGCGTCCGCTGCCATTGGCCCTGATGGTTCTTTTGCGCTCGGTTTCGTAGAAGGGTTAGAGCCCGGAGTTTATCAGCTTCGCATCGGTGCTCAAACGGCTTTCCTTAGCATCACGGAAGACAGCCCGGTAGTGGAGATCAAAGGAAATTTGACGGATCTCAATACCTATACTTTCTCGGTTGAAGGTTCACCGGCAACGGCTGAACTGCAGTCCACCATGCAGACCTTGCGCCAGGGACAGATGAAGGTGGAGGAAATCCAGGCGCTTATTGGTGAGGTAAAGGACCCTAATACCGCAGCCTTCGTTGCCTACTCCGTCCTTGGCCGGTCGGGCGCTGCGGGCTTGCCCATCCACCAGGAGGTTGTCAAACGCTTACCCGCCAGTAATCCTAACCGGGTAACCTACCTGCAGTACATCGATGCATTAGAAAAGCAGGCGACGGCGCAACGAGCCGGAGAACGTATTCAGGTTGGCCAACCTGCTCCAGATATTGCCATGGAAAGTCCGGATGGCAAAACTTACAAACTCTCCGATCTGAAGGGGCAGGTGGTTCTACTCGACTTCTGGGCGAGCTGGTGCCGCCCCTGCCGGGCCGAAAACCCTAATGTGGTTAAGGTTTACAATAAGTACAAGGATGATGGCTTCACCATCTACAGCGTCAGCCTCGATGGTCTTGATGCCCGTCGTACTGGAAACATGAATCCCGATCAAATAGCGAAGGCTACGGCGAATTCCAAAAATCGTTGGACAAGCGCCATTGCACAGGATAACCTGGTTTGGCCCTACCACGTCAGTGAGCTAAAGAAATGGGATTCCACTGCTGGCCGGGAATACGGCGTCCGTGGCATCCCCAAGACCTTCCTGATCGATCGCGAAGGAAACATCGCTGCCGTTGGCCTGCGGGGTGCGGCAAGCATTGAGCAAGCGCTAAAGTCCGTGATCTAG
- the trpC gene encoding indole-3-glycerol phosphate synthase TrpC → MSILERINKYKALEVERRRERTPLEALMDTAGYQRAPVSLSKALRDSDDFGIIAEFKRKSPSQSDINVAADPAHITAAYQQAGATGISCLTDTEFFGAAPTDIDVVRQTVTLPLIRKDFTVDRYQIHEAKAMGADAILLIAASLSAGQIDEFSAEANEMGLEVLCEVHNEAEAAKISPEVNIVGVNNRNLKDFSVSIATSLQLAELLPPSIVRISESGIDDPQSVVKLRQAGYEGFLIGTHFMGQPDPGAALAQFIADVRRIEDLYDGAIA, encoded by the coding sequence ATGTCTATCCTCGAAAGAATCAATAAGTACAAGGCGCTGGAAGTAGAACGCCGTCGGGAACGAACCCCCTTGGAAGCCCTGATGGATACTGCGGGCTACCAACGCGCGCCAGTGAGCTTGTCCAAAGCGCTGCGCGATAGTGACGACTTTGGCATCATCGCGGAGTTCAAACGCAAGTCACCGAGCCAGTCCGACATCAACGTAGCGGCCGATCCCGCTCACATCACCGCGGCCTACCAACAGGCGGGCGCGACCGGTATCAGTTGCCTGACGGACACGGAGTTTTTCGGCGCAGCCCCTACGGATATCGATGTGGTACGCCAAACGGTCACGCTTCCCCTGATTCGAAAAGATTTCACCGTCGATCGCTACCAGATCCACGAGGCTAAGGCTATGGGCGCCGACGCTATTCTGCTCATCGCCGCTTCTCTGAGTGCCGGCCAGATCGACGAGTTCTCAGCGGAGGCAAACGAGATGGGGCTGGAGGTACTTTGCGAGGTCCACAATGAGGCGGAAGCAGCAAAAATTAGCCCGGAAGTCAATATTGTCGGCGTCAACAATCGTAACCTGAAGGATTTCTCGGTGAGTATCGCCACCAGCTTACAACTGGCGGAACTGCTCCCCCCCAGCATCGTCCGCATCAGCGAAAGTGGGATCGATGACCCACAGTCGGTCGTTAAACTACGCCAGGCCGGTTACGAGGGCTTCCTCATCGGAACCCACTTTATGGGCCAGCCGGACCCCGGTGCTGCCCTCGCCCAATTCATCGCCGACGTACGCCGCATTGAAGATCTTTACGACGGCGCCATTGCCTGA